From Enterococcus wangshanyuanii, the proteins below share one genomic window:
- a CDS encoding ABC transporter ATP-binding protein — translation MKLLDVKNIKKTYQTRFGGNQVEALKQINFSVEKGEYVAIMGESGSGKSTLLNLLATLDQPTSGEILLNGSSLSAIKENDSAAFRRDHLGFVFQDFNLLDTFTARDNIFLPLVLAKVSVAEMEKRIAPLAAKLGLVGLLDKYPYELSGGQKQRVAAARAIITRPDIILADEPTGALDSKTSAQLLAMFQQLNDDGQTILMVTHSSVAASHANRILFIKDGQVFNQLHRGHQTNDQFLTMISETMTALLTKEV, via the coding sequence ATGAAGTTATTAGATGTCAAAAATATAAAGAAAACCTATCAGACACGGTTTGGTGGGAATCAGGTAGAAGCGCTGAAGCAGATCAATTTTTCTGTTGAAAAGGGAGAATATGTAGCGATCATGGGCGAATCAGGATCTGGGAAAAGTACGCTTTTGAATCTCTTAGCCACGTTAGATCAACCGACTTCTGGAGAAATCTTATTGAATGGAAGCAGTCTTTCAGCTATTAAGGAGAACGATTCAGCAGCGTTTCGTAGAGATCACCTAGGGTTTGTCTTTCAAGATTTTAATTTACTAGATACGTTTACAGCACGGGACAATATCTTTTTGCCTTTAGTTTTGGCAAAGGTTTCGGTTGCCGAGATGGAAAAGCGGATAGCGCCTTTAGCGGCTAAGCTAGGTTTGGTTGGTTTGCTGGATAAATATCCTTATGAATTGTCTGGTGGACAAAAACAGCGAGTTGCTGCAGCTAGAGCAATCATTACGAGGCCGGATATTATTTTAGCAGATGAACCAACTGGTGCACTAGATTCAAAAACTTCCGCTCAATTGTTAGCAATGTTTCAGCAGCTGAATGATGATGGACAAACCATTTTGATGGTGACTCATAGTTCTGTCGCAGCAAGTCATGCCAATCGGATCTTGTTTATCAAAGATGGTCAGGTGTTTAATCAGCTACATCGTGGACATCAAACGAACGATCAATTTCTAACGATGATTTCGGAAACGATGACCGCATTATTAACGAAGGAGGTCTAA
- a CDS encoding response regulator transcription factor — MNQKIFIIEDDPVITKVLEEHLTQWGFSCCSVADFQRVDQEIQAFEADLVLLDISLPFYNGFYWCQEIRKDSEVPIIFLSSANDNMNMVMAMNLGGDDFIPKPFDLSVLVAKIQALLRRSYQFGQHQQEYHYTEYELNPQENVVKRRDESVLLTPNESKILLLLFQHVGKIVPREEIMEKLWEGDEFVDSNTLAVNMTRLRKKLSAIGLDKAIQTVKNKGYLLEDTDE; from the coding sequence ATGAACCAGAAAATATTCATTATTGAAGACGATCCAGTGATCACAAAGGTACTGGAAGAGCATTTGACTCAATGGGGCTTTAGTTGTTGCAGTGTAGCGGATTTTCAGCGTGTCGATCAAGAGATTCAAGCGTTTGAAGCAGATCTTGTTTTGCTTGATATTTCATTACCGTTTTATAACGGTTTTTATTGGTGTCAGGAAATTCGTAAAGATTCAGAGGTCCCAATTATTTTTCTTTCATCTGCTAATGATAATATGAATATGGTCATGGCAATGAATCTTGGTGGAGATGATTTTATTCCTAAGCCATTTGATCTTTCTGTTTTAGTGGCGAAAATCCAGGCTTTACTCCGTCGTAGCTATCAGTTTGGTCAACATCAACAGGAGTATCACTATACAGAATATGAACTAAATCCGCAGGAGAATGTTGTCAAACGGCGTGATGAGTCCGTTTTACTCACACCAAACGAAAGTAAAATATTATTATTGTTATTTCAGCATGTCGGTAAAATCGTTCCTCGCGAAGAAATCATGGAAAAGCTCTGGGAGGGCGATGAGTTTGTCGATAGTAATACATTAGCTGTCAATATGACCCGTTTGCGAAAGAAGTTATCGGCTATTGGCTTGGATAAAGCGATTCAAACGGTAAAAAACAAAGGCTATTTATTGGAGGATACCGATGAGTAA
- a CDS encoding DUF1831 domain-containing protein, which produces MAFAAKATVEGCEVYYKVNEQAKKYTLKDNGFVETNSGNFQLVRPLDATPQSKEGFKLKITIASDLKTLKMSVTTANGLKSMNIFKGDAHAMSQEKFYFLMDGMISRGVFEKV; this is translated from the coding sequence ATGGCATTTGCTGCTAAAGCAACTGTAGAAGGCTGCGAAGTCTATTACAAAGTGAATGAACAAGCAAAAAAATATACATTAAAAGATAATGGATTTGTTGAAACAAATTCAGGTAATTTTCAATTGGTTCGTCCATTGGATGCAACACCCCAAAGTAAAGAGGGGTTCAAGTTGAAAATTACGATCGCTAGCGACTTAAAAACATTGAAAATGTCTGTTACAACAGCTAACGGCTTGAAATCAATGAATATTTTCAAAGGCGATGCACATGCAATGAGTCAGGAGAAATTCTATTTCTTGATGGATGGTATGATCAGCCGCGGAGTGTTTGAAAAAGTTTAA
- a CDS encoding FtsX-like permease family protein — translation MFYVNLAITNLKKNRKVYLPFLLSMIFLVVINVILQVLVKNKGMNTLPSAESAKQLFGFGQYVILIFTIIFSLYTNSFLLKQRKKELGLYNILGMGKKELRQMLFCETVLSYFITIICGTIIGSVFAKFCFLALKKMTQLGEQFIYDFSFQSILYVIGLFFIIYTLLFSWNVLQLRLANPIELLQGSQYGEKEPKTKWLTAIIGLLCIGSGYYISVTIQSPISAIYLFFIAVVLVIIGTYALFTASSIAILKVLKKNKRYYYRPNHFISVSSMIYRMKQNAAGLASICILCTMVLVTIATTASLYFGMENVLQNRNPFDMTIGAKGQQFTKAQMESINNELVHLAEEQDVKLHDNKLLQVDNSVLLSKKATGIYEGFVGEMGETAFVDSAMFTFITEAEYNRLTEEKIALADNEIAVYMLTGTYKQTAITIADHTYKIKKQIDKIEFLQQSDYGLVDTFFMIFKDEEQIAALISSLPEKSAKGVSYSLYANLEGSQENRLAFGTAARELLKRQSTELDFSSIDLDREDSLSFIGGFLFMGIIFGLTFTLAAGIIIYYKQVSEGTEDQGRYDIMQRVGMSHQEVQQTIRSQILMVFFFPIGLAALHLAFAFPLMRKLLVLFGLTDWKFFMLVCFITVFSFFLLYLLMYWQTSKVYYQIVERKVRG, via the coding sequence ATGTTCTATGTTAATTTGGCGATAACCAATTTGAAAAAAAATAGAAAAGTTTATCTTCCTTTTTTACTATCAATGATCTTTTTAGTTGTAATCAATGTGATCCTGCAAGTTTTAGTGAAAAACAAAGGGATGAATACTTTACCATCAGCTGAATCAGCGAAACAACTTTTTGGCTTTGGGCAATATGTAATCTTGATTTTTACGATTATCTTTTCTCTATACACAAATAGTTTCTTGTTAAAGCAACGGAAAAAAGAACTAGGACTGTATAACATTTTAGGAATGGGCAAAAAAGAGTTAAGACAGATGCTATTTTGTGAAACTGTTCTATCCTATTTTATCACTATCATCTGTGGAACGATCATTGGGTCTGTGTTTGCTAAATTCTGTTTTTTAGCATTAAAGAAAATGACGCAACTAGGAGAGCAATTTATCTATGATTTTTCCTTCCAAAGTATTCTCTATGTCATTGGATTATTTTTTATTATTTATACTCTACTTTTTTCGTGGAATGTTTTACAGCTGCGTTTAGCTAATCCGATTGAACTGCTTCAGGGCTCACAATATGGTGAAAAAGAGCCTAAAACAAAATGGCTAACGGCTATCATCGGACTTCTTTGTATAGGAAGTGGTTATTATATATCTGTTACGATCCAATCACCGATCAGTGCGATTTATCTCTTTTTTATTGCGGTTGTACTTGTCATTATTGGAACCTATGCCTTGTTTACGGCCAGCAGTATTGCCATTTTGAAAGTATTGAAGAAAAACAAACGCTACTATTATCGACCCAATCATTTTATTTCTGTCTCAAGTATGATTTATCGAATGAAACAAAATGCGGCTGGTCTAGCAAGTATTTGTATTCTTTGCACGATGGTACTAGTGACGATAGCGACGACAGCCAGCTTATATTTTGGTATGGAAAATGTATTGCAAAATCGTAATCCATTTGATATGACTATTGGGGCTAAAGGCCAACAATTTACCAAAGCACAAATGGAAAGTATCAATAACGAACTTGTCCATCTGGCAGAGGAACAGGATGTTAAATTGCATGATAATAAATTATTACAGGTAGATAACAGTGTACTATTGTCTAAAAAAGCAACAGGCATCTATGAAGGATTTGTTGGTGAAATGGGGGAGACAGCTTTCGTTGATTCTGCTATGTTTACCTTTATTACTGAGGCGGAATATAATCGATTAACGGAGGAAAAAATAGCTTTAGCGGATAATGAAATTGCAGTCTATATGTTGACTGGAACCTATAAACAAACAGCGATCACTATTGCTGATCATACGTATAAGATCAAGAAACAGATCGACAAGATCGAATTTTTACAGCAGAGTGATTACGGTTTAGTCGATACATTCTTTATGATTTTCAAAGATGAGGAACAGATTGCAGCGTTGATCAGTTCATTACCTGAAAAAAGTGCAAAAGGTGTAAGTTATTCTCTTTATGCAAACCTTGAAGGAAGCCAAGAGAATCGTTTAGCATTTGGAACTGCTGCACGGGAATTATTAAAACGGCAATCAACAGAGCTTGATTTTTCTTCAATCGACTTAGACAGAGAAGATTCTCTTTCATTCATTGGCGGCTTTCTTTTTATGGGGATCATTTTTGGGTTAACATTTACGCTAGCAGCAGGAATCATCATCTACTATAAACAAGTGTCAGAAGGGACTGAAGATCAAGGCCGTTACGATATCATGCAGCGTGTGGGGATGAGTCATCAAGAAGTACAGCAGACGATTCGTAGTCAAATCTTGATGGTTTTCTTTTTTCCGATTGGCTTAGCAGCACTGCACTTAGCGTTTGCTTTTCCGCTGATGCGAAAATTATTAGTTTTATTTGGATTGACTGACTGGAAATTTTTCATGCTTGTGTGCTTTATTACAGTCTTTAGCTTTTTCCTACTTTATTTACTGATGTACTGGCAAACGTCGAAAGTGTATTATCAGATCGTTGAACGAAAAGTCAGAGGTTAA
- the mnmA gene encoding tRNA 2-thiouridine(34) synthase MnmA codes for MTDNSKTRVVVGMSGGVDSSVTALLLKEQGYDVVGIFMKNWDDTDENGVCTATEDYKDVAKVADQIGIPYYSVNFEKEYWDRVFEYFLAEYRRGRTPNPDVMCNKEIKFKAFLDYAMQLGADYVATGHYAQVERKEDGTVRMLRGVDNNKDQTYFLSQLSQAQLSKTMFPLGGMEKSEVRAIAERANLATAKKKDSTGVCFIGEKNFKQFLSNYLPAKKGDMVTLDGEIKGQHDGLMYYTIGQRQGLGIGGGKGSQEPWFVIGKDLETNTLYVGQGFHHERLYATHLDASEIHFTVDTEMPKEFECTAKFRYRQQDVPVKVVLTGDGTTAKVIFSEPVRAITPGQAVVFYDGMECLGGGLIDQAYQEEKVLQYI; via the coding sequence ATGACAGATAACAGCAAAACTCGTGTTGTTGTAGGCATGAGCGGCGGTGTAGATTCATCTGTTACAGCATTGCTTTTAAAAGAGCAAGGCTATGATGTCGTGGGTATCTTTATGAAAAACTGGGATGACACAGACGAAAATGGTGTATGTACAGCAACAGAAGACTACAAAGATGTAGCAAAAGTTGCCGATCAAATTGGTATTCCTTATTATTCAGTCAACTTTGAAAAGGAATATTGGGATCGAGTGTTTGAATACTTTTTAGCGGAATATCGCCGCGGCCGCACACCGAATCCGGATGTGATGTGTAACAAAGAAATCAAATTCAAAGCCTTTTTGGATTATGCAATGCAACTAGGAGCAGACTATGTAGCAACTGGTCATTATGCCCAAGTCGAACGCAAAGAAGACGGCACAGTACGCATGTTGCGCGGTGTCGATAATAATAAAGATCAAACCTATTTCTTGAGTCAACTGTCTCAAGCACAACTTTCTAAAACAATGTTCCCGTTAGGCGGCATGGAAAAATCAGAAGTTCGTGCGATCGCTGAAAGAGCGAACTTGGCAACTGCTAAGAAAAAAGATTCGACTGGTGTATGCTTCATCGGTGAAAAAAACTTCAAACAATTTTTAAGTAACTATCTGCCAGCGAAAAAAGGAGATATGGTTACATTAGATGGTGAGATCAAAGGCCAACACGATGGTTTGATGTATTACACGATCGGTCAACGCCAAGGCTTAGGGATCGGCGGGGGCAAAGGTTCACAAGAGCCGTGGTTTGTGATCGGTAAAGATCTTGAAACGAATACCTTGTATGTTGGTCAAGGTTTTCATCATGAACGCTTATACGCGACTCATTTAGATGCAAGTGAAATTCATTTCACTGTAGATACAGAGATGCCGAAAGAATTTGAATGTACAGCGAAATTCCGTTATCGCCAACAAGATGTACCAGTCAAGGTTGTTTTAACTGGTGATGGAACAACAGCGAAAGTCATTTTTTCAGAACCCGTTCGTGCAATCACTCCTGGTCAAGCCGTTGTCTTTTATGATGGGATGGAATGTCTGGGCGGCGGTCTGATCGACCAAGCATATCAAGAAGAAAAAGTTTTACAATATATATAG
- a CDS encoding DUF1033 family protein — translation MYQVITMYGDNEPWWFFEDWQEDIEEEKSFDCLEDAERYYIKKWRELSSTHEYINTKVNYLAAFWNEGDERWCEECDEDLQQYRGLALLKDHQAVTFESGDDFHERHNDCGKPRCCKTSLV, via the coding sequence ATGTACCAAGTGATTACCATGTACGGTGATAATGAGCCGTGGTGGTTTTTTGAAGACTGGCAGGAAGATATCGAAGAAGAGAAAAGCTTTGATTGTCTGGAAGATGCAGAGCGTTACTACATAAAAAAATGGCGGGAACTTTCATCTACCCACGAATACATAAATACTAAAGTAAATTATTTGGCTGCGTTTTGGAATGAGGGCGATGAACGCTGGTGTGAAGAGTGTGATGAAGATTTACAGCAATATAGAGGGTTAGCCTTATTGAAAGACCATCAGGCGGTGACGTTTGAAAGCGGCGATGATTTTCATGAACGTCATAATGATTGTGGAAAACCTAGATGCTGTAAAACAAGCCTAGTCTAA
- a CDS encoding cysteine desulfurase family protein codes for MTSIYLDHAATTPMHPSVIEVMTTEMTNTFGNPSSIHTFGRQAHRKIENVRQIIAESLHVKPHEIIFNSGGTEGDNTAIIETALSKKEQGMHLITTAIEHPAVLETMRYLETLGFEVTYLPVDEKGHLSVDKLQQELREDTTLVSVMYGNNEIGNLLPIKEIGILLKAHPAVFHTDAVQAYGSEQIAPHELGIDLLSISAHKINGPKGVGFLYKNDALSLPAFLHGGEQEEKRRAGTENVAGIVGLGKAVELLTENEKAQRHDAYRSYQELILAKLDQAAIPYQINGAPENKLAHILNLHFPNVSSDLLLMHLDLQGVAISTGSACTAGTVEPSHVLEAMYGKGHPAIKESVRISFGLGTNKEQIEEFTDILIRTIQRLTSS; via the coding sequence ATGACTTCAATCTATTTAGACCATGCTGCAACAACGCCGATGCACCCAAGTGTCATTGAAGTAATGACAACTGAAATGACAAACACCTTTGGCAATCCATCAAGTATTCATACTTTTGGTCGTCAAGCGCATCGCAAAATTGAAAATGTACGACAAATAATCGCAGAAAGTCTTCATGTCAAACCGCACGAAATTATTTTTAACAGTGGCGGTACAGAAGGCGATAACACCGCAATCATAGAAACGGCGTTATCTAAAAAAGAGCAAGGGATGCATCTGATCACAACGGCAATTGAACATCCAGCAGTATTAGAAACAATGAGATATTTAGAAACGCTAGGATTTGAAGTGACATATCTTCCTGTCGATGAAAAGGGTCATTTATCTGTAGACAAGCTTCAACAAGAATTACGAGAAGACACAACACTAGTTTCTGTGATGTATGGCAACAATGAAATCGGCAATCTTTTACCGATCAAAGAAATTGGTATTTTATTAAAAGCGCATCCAGCTGTTTTTCATACAGATGCGGTTCAAGCATATGGGTCAGAACAAATAGCTCCTCATGAGCTTGGGATCGATCTACTTAGTATTTCAGCACATAAAATCAATGGTCCAAAAGGCGTAGGTTTTCTATATAAAAATGATGCTCTTTCTCTACCTGCTTTTTTACATGGTGGCGAACAAGAAGAAAAACGCAGAGCAGGGACAGAAAATGTGGCGGGGATCGTTGGTTTGGGAAAAGCGGTCGAGCTTTTGACAGAGAACGAAAAAGCACAGCGTCATGATGCATATAGAAGCTACCAAGAGTTGATTTTAGCAAAACTGGATCAAGCAGCGATTCCTTATCAAATCAATGGTGCACCTGAAAATAAATTAGCACATATTTTGAATCTACATTTCCCTAATGTGTCAAGTGATTTGTTACTGATGCATTTAGACCTTCAAGGGGTAGCGATTTCTACTGGATCAGCCTGCACTGCAGGGACAGTCGAACCTTCTCATGTATTGGAAGCAATGTATGGGAAAGGCCATCCAGCCATCAAAGAATCAGTAAGGATCAGTTTTGGTTTAGGTACGAATAAAGAACAAATCGAAGAATTTACTGATATTCTGATTCGAACGATTCAAAGACTTACATCAAGCTGA
- a CDS encoding DsbA family oxidoreductase encodes MTIEFFHDVICSFCFPMSYRMREVQKELPDIKIIHRSFPLAWEPEHLAQMFGSREQAKQEILSHWAHANQNDDLHRFNIKGMEQADFLFPTSKHGLVAAKAAGVIAGQEGYWELFDALQNALFVDNQNIEDLTVISALVQASSLDFDQWQKAFDDPATLALVEADFQLADRYQLSGVPALIVNGKYLINGAQPFEQIIQAIQTIKEKEGPVIEILDQDQPTGASCTMEDGKWVCD; translated from the coding sequence ATCACAATTGAATTTTTTCACGACGTTATTTGCAGTTTTTGTTTTCCCATGTCTTATCGCATGAGAGAGGTTCAAAAAGAGCTTCCCGATATAAAAATCATTCACCGTTCCTTCCCGCTTGCTTGGGAGCCGGAACATCTTGCTCAAATGTTCGGTTCTAGAGAGCAAGCCAAACAAGAAATCCTTTCTCACTGGGCGCATGCCAATCAAAATGATGACCTGCACCGTTTTAATATCAAAGGCATGGAACAGGCTGATTTTCTTTTCCCAACTTCAAAACATGGGTTGGTCGCTGCCAAAGCAGCTGGTGTCATTGCAGGACAGGAAGGCTACTGGGAACTTTTCGATGCATTACAAAACGCGTTATTTGTCGACAATCAAAATATTGAAGATCTTACAGTCATCTCCGCTCTTGTTCAAGCAAGCTCTTTAGATTTTGATCAATGGCAAAAAGCATTTGATGATCCTGCAACATTAGCTTTAGTTGAAGCTGATTTTCAATTAGCCGATCGCTATCAATTATCAGGTGTTCCAGCGTTGATCGTTAATGGAAAGTACTTGATCAATGGTGCCCAGCCGTTTGAACAGATCATCCAAGCGATCCAAACAATCAAAGAAAAAGAAGGTCCAGTCATTGAAATCTTAGATCAGGACCAGCCAACTGGTGCTTCTTGTACTATGGAAGATGGCAAATGGGTCTGTGATTAA
- a CDS encoding sensor histidine kinase, whose product MSKFFDELQLFRSFLKERILLYGGYLLLCLIFLCTFYLWELPLEPFFDGAAFTFVLLFLVSIGRFFRYRRVHRELLRIKKNPDFHPSQLSLLPKGSWSLLEADYRNLFLAAVAQKERAEVTSEELNHQLIDYYSMWSHQIKTPLAALDLLVQAQAEPSSAMKAELFKIEEYLNMMLQYLRMNHVNNDLVIKTLDLDHLIHLTVKKYASFFIQKNLTITIASNLKTVISDEKWLIFILEQLLFNAIKYTSSQGEISIYFEGESLVIEDSGIGILPEDIPRVFEQGYTGFNGREHQKATGLGLYMSEQIAQNIGLVLTIESEIGTGTKVFIRFPQEQFQVE is encoded by the coding sequence ATGAGTAAATTTTTCGACGAGCTTCAGTTGTTTCGATCTTTTTTAAAAGAGCGTATTTTACTTTATGGCGGGTATCTACTCTTATGTCTGATTTTTTTATGCACCTTTTATCTCTGGGAACTTCCTTTAGAACCATTTTTTGACGGAGCAGCATTTACCTTTGTCTTGCTATTTCTTGTATCCATTGGTCGTTTTTTCCGCTATCGTCGTGTACATAGAGAATTATTACGTATAAAAAAAAATCCGGACTTTCATCCCAGTCAGCTTTCTTTATTGCCTAAAGGTAGTTGGTCATTACTTGAAGCTGATTACCGTAATTTGTTTTTAGCCGCTGTTGCACAAAAGGAAAGAGCAGAAGTAACTAGTGAAGAATTAAATCATCAATTGATCGATTATTACAGCATGTGGAGTCATCAAATCAAAACACCGCTTGCCGCCTTAGATCTTCTTGTCCAGGCCCAAGCTGAGCCTTCCTCAGCAATGAAGGCCGAGCTGTTTAAAATCGAGGAATATCTCAATATGATGCTGCAGTATTTAAGAATGAACCATGTAAATAACGATTTGGTTATAAAAACACTGGATTTAGATCACTTGATCCATTTGACTGTAAAGAAATATGCGAGCTTTTTTATACAAAAAAATTTAACGATCACAATAGCTTCAAACCTAAAAACGGTGATCAGTGATGAAAAGTGGCTGATCTTTATCCTCGAGCAGTTATTGTTCAATGCAATCAAGTATACGTCAAGTCAAGGGGAAATCAGCATTTACTTTGAAGGTGAATCTTTGGTGATCGAAGACTCCGGTATTGGCATCTTACCAGAAGATATACCACGTGTTTTTGAACAAGGATATACAGGGTTTAATGGACGGGAACATCAGAAAGCGACTGGGCTAGGACTTTATATGAGTGAGCAGATCGCTCAAAACATTGGGTTAGTCTTAACGATCGAATCTGAAATCGGTACTGGAACGAAAGTATTTATCCGTTTTCCACAGGAGCAGTTTCAAGTTGAATAA
- a CDS encoding DNA topoisomerase III, which translates to MANKQLIIAEKPSVAKDLSKVLGANQKNKSYYEGPTVIVTWALGHLLGLKMPEDINKEWQSWQMETLPMVPKNLGIKPLPKTGHQLKAIKQLANRKDVSEAVIATDAGREGELVARWILEYVHFNKPVKRLWISSQTDKAIKDGFKKLRPAKEYDNLYYSALARAKADWLVGLNVTRALTVKYQDSLSAGRVQTPTLSLVRQQEKKIESFRPQAYFSVDLHVQKEKAKLVQSNPYSFKERNDVEAFVKKLSETKGKVTDIQEKSKTEQAPLPYDLTEIQREANQRYQFSAKKTLSLVQSLYEFHKIVTYPRTDSKYLTTDMKATMKERLQAVSDFAPEVKTYIKNGAQVKLTKVFQNEKVTDHHALIPTEQRPRYEKLSGDEQKIYNMIVTRFLGMFAEPHRTKQTKITVSFGKEQFIFRQSKVEEAGWKQEKEEVVPSVDWKLGMVISPNFTINKELTSPPKPLTEGSLLGLMEKHSLGTPATRAEIIEKLIKSELMERTTSGLMVSSKGKQLLELVNPSLVTPELTEKWEKELEAIAKGKQSSKVFLNEIEQDTKKLVSEIKQSQSKYQDFSITQKKCPDCGSNLREKNTKDGKIYVCTNQECSYRRRKDPKVSNHRCSQCHRKMEIIEGKNGAYFKCKYCSITEKMQDKKERSKKLSKHEERKLMKKYTQKEEPEESALAQALKAAMQNNE; encoded by the coding sequence ATGGCGAATAAACAACTAATCATTGCTGAAAAACCTAGTGTAGCTAAAGATTTGAGCAAAGTGCTAGGGGCAAATCAAAAAAATAAAAGCTATTATGAAGGACCAACTGTCATCGTAACTTGGGCATTAGGTCATTTATTAGGCTTAAAAATGCCGGAGGATATCAATAAAGAATGGCAAAGCTGGCAAATGGAAACTTTGCCGATGGTGCCAAAAAATCTAGGGATCAAGCCTTTGCCAAAAACCGGCCATCAATTAAAAGCAATCAAACAATTAGCCAATCGTAAAGATGTTTCAGAAGCTGTGATCGCAACGGATGCCGGACGTGAAGGTGAACTTGTGGCTCGGTGGATCTTGGAATATGTTCATTTCAATAAGCCGGTCAAACGACTATGGATCTCTTCTCAAACAGATAAAGCAATCAAAGACGGCTTCAAAAAATTACGACCTGCTAAAGAATACGATAATTTATACTATTCTGCATTAGCTCGTGCTAAAGCAGACTGGTTAGTTGGATTGAACGTAACTAGAGCGTTGACTGTTAAATATCAGGACAGCTTATCGGCAGGACGTGTTCAAACACCGACATTGTCTTTAGTACGACAACAAGAAAAGAAAATCGAAAGTTTCCGTCCACAAGCTTATTTTTCTGTAGACCTACATGTGCAAAAAGAAAAAGCAAAATTAGTACAAAGTAATCCATACAGTTTTAAAGAACGTAATGACGTAGAAGCATTTGTCAAAAAGCTTAGTGAAACCAAAGGAAAAGTAACGGATATCCAGGAAAAAAGTAAGACAGAACAAGCACCATTGCCTTATGATTTAACAGAAATCCAACGAGAAGCGAACCAACGTTATCAATTTTCAGCTAAGAAAACATTGTCCCTTGTCCAAAGCCTATATGAATTTCATAAAATCGTCACTTATCCAAGAACAGATAGTAAATACTTGACCACAGATATGAAAGCGACGATGAAAGAGAGGCTGCAAGCAGTCAGTGATTTCGCACCAGAAGTGAAAACATATATCAAAAATGGTGCTCAAGTCAAATTGACGAAAGTCTTTCAAAATGAGAAGGTGACAGACCACCACGCATTGATTCCAACAGAGCAACGCCCGCGCTATGAAAAATTAAGTGGGGATGAACAAAAAATCTACAATATGATCGTTACACGCTTTCTAGGAATGTTCGCAGAGCCGCACCGAACAAAGCAAACGAAAATAACCGTGAGTTTTGGCAAAGAGCAATTTATTTTCCGTCAAAGCAAAGTTGAAGAAGCAGGCTGGAAGCAAGAAAAAGAAGAAGTTGTACCATCTGTTGACTGGAAGCTGGGTATGGTTATTTCACCTAATTTCACGATCAATAAAGAATTAACAAGTCCGCCCAAACCTTTAACGGAAGGAAGCTTGCTAGGTTTGATGGAAAAACACAGCCTAGGCACACCAGCTACTCGTGCTGAAATCATTGAAAAGCTGATCAAATCAGAATTAATGGAGCGCACAACAAGTGGTTTGATGGTTTCATCAAAAGGAAAGCAATTACTTGAGCTAGTCAATCCCTCGTTGGTAACACCTGAATTAACGGAAAAATGGGAAAAAGAACTTGAAGCGATCGCAAAGGGCAAACAAAGCAGCAAGGTTTTCTTGAATGAAATCGAGCAAGATACGAAAAAGCTGGTCAGCGAAATCAAACAGAGTCAAAGCAAATACCAGGACTTTTCAATTACGCAGAAAAAATGTCCGGATTGCGGCTCGAACTTGCGTGAGAAAAATACCAAAGATGGTAAAATCTATGTTTGTACCAACCAAGAGTGCAGCTATCGCAGAAGAAAAGATCCCAAGGTATCGAATCATCGTTGCTCTCAATGTCATCGCAAAATGGAGATCATCGAAGGAAAAAATGGTGCCTATTTCAAATGCAAATACTGCTCGATCACTGAAAAAATGCAAGACAAAAAAGAACGCAGTAAAAAATTGAGCAAACATGAAGAACGCAAATTAATGAAAAAATATACACAAAAAGAAGAACCAGAAGAAAGTGCATTGGCTCAAGCGCTAAAAGCAGCGATGCAAAATAATGAGTAA